The proteins below come from a single Tissierella sp. MB52-C2 genomic window:
- a CDS encoding dicarboxylate/amino acid:cation symporter — MKKLGLLPKLIIAIIIGILIGSFGPQWSVRVLATFNGIFGNFLGFAIPLIIIGFVAPGIGDLGDGAGKLLAITAGIAYGSTILSGSLAYFAGSIILPTFLKLGSLSLNAANPEEALLTGFFTVEMPPIFDVMTALLLAFTLGLGIAAIKGDTLKKFMNDFQEIIEKLINSIVIPLLPFHIAGIFANMTYAGQVVTILSVFSKVFLMVIALHIITLVIQFFIGGTIAGGNPIRMLKNMIPAYLTAIGTQSSAATIPVTLAQTKKNGVKDDIADFVIPLCATIHLSGSTITLVSCSMAIMMLNGMAISFVSFFPFILMLGITMVAAPGVPGGAVIAALGLLETMLGFPQPMLSLMIALYVAQDSFGTATNVTGDGAIALMVNKISGNKLVK; from the coding sequence TTGAAAAAATTAGGCTTACTACCTAAACTAATTATTGCCATAATTATTGGTATACTAATAGGAAGTTTTGGACCACAGTGGTCCGTTAGGGTCCTTGCAACCTTCAATGGCATATTTGGCAACTTCTTAGGGTTTGCTATACCATTAATCATCATAGGGTTTGTTGCCCCTGGAATTGGTGATCTAGGTGATGGAGCTGGAAAGCTATTGGCTATTACTGCAGGAATTGCCTATGGTTCCACTATTCTTTCAGGTAGTTTAGCATACTTTGCAGGTTCCATTATATTGCCAACTTTCTTAAAATTAGGCAGTTTAAGCCTAAATGCTGCTAATCCTGAAGAGGCTTTACTAACTGGATTTTTTACAGTTGAAATGCCACCTATATTTGATGTTATGACAGCCTTATTACTTGCATTTACTTTAGGACTTGGTATTGCAGCAATTAAAGGTGATACATTAAAGAAATTTATGAATGATTTCCAAGAGATAATTGAAAAGCTTATAAACAGTATAGTAATACCTTTATTACCTTTTCATATAGCTGGAATATTTGCAAACATGACTTATGCAGGTCAAGTAGTGACTATTCTTTCTGTATTCTCAAAGGTATTCCTAATGGTAATTGCACTTCATATAATTACATTAGTTATCCAATTCTTCATTGGTGGTACAATAGCTGGAGGTAATCCTATAAGAATGTTAAAAAATATGATTCCTGCGTATTTAACAGCTATTGGAACTCAATCATCAGCAGCTACTATACCTGTTACACTGGCCCAAACTAAGAAAAATGGAGTTAAAGATGATATTGCTGACTTTGTAATTCCTCTATGTGCTACTATACACTTATCTGGAAGTACAATCACTTTAGTTTCTTGTTCTATGGCTATAATGATGTTAAATGGCATGGCTATAAGCTTTGTATCTTTCTTTCCATTTATACTAATGCTTGGTATCACTATGGTTGCAGCTCCTGGAGTTCCTGGTGGCGCAGTTATTGCAGCTTTAGGACTTCTGGAAACTATGTTAGGTTTCCCACAGCCTATGCTTTCACTAATGATAGCTTTATATGTTGCCCAAGATAGTTTTGGTACTGCAACAAACGTAACTGGAGATGGAGCTATAGCTCTTATGGTAAATAAAATTTCTGGAAACAAACTAGTTAAATAA
- a CDS encoding cytochrome c biogenesis protein CcdA encodes MISLGDVSIPIAFGAGFLSFFSPCILPLIPAYIMYITGVDMEDELEKKRLFALTRTFGFIIGFTIIFMIMGTSASFLGKIFVKNKEAFSKISGIIIILFGLNMMGILKLRFLNFERRAKAPKKVTNWFSSILMGMAFAAGWTPCFGPVLASILMYAGGASTISKGIYLLLVYSIGMAIPFILTALFINGFTRLMNKADKFMKYIPIISGLIMVVFGLLVFFNKVINISRFLQ; translated from the coding sequence ATGATTAGTTTAGGAGATGTTTCTATACCCATAGCTTTTGGGGCAGGGTTTCTGTCTTTTTTTTCCCCATGTATACTTCCCCTAATACCAGCTTATATAATGTATATTACTGGTGTTGATATGGAAGATGAACTAGAAAAGAAAAGATTATTTGCTTTAACGAGAACCTTTGGATTTATAATAGGCTTTACAATTATTTTTATGATAATGGGCACATCTGCCAGTTTTCTAGGTAAGATATTTGTAAAAAATAAAGAAGCCTTCAGTAAAATCAGTGGGATTATTATAATCCTATTTGGATTAAATATGATGGGAATATTGAAACTTAGATTTTTAAACTTTGAAAGAAGGGCTAAGGCGCCTAAGAAAGTCACTAATTGGTTTAGTTCTATTCTAATGGGAATGGCATTTGCAGCTGGATGGACTCCTTGCTTTGGACCAGTATTGGCATCAATACTTATGTATGCAGGTGGGGCTTCTACTATTTCAAAGGGAATCTATTTACTACTGGTATATTCTATAGGAATGGCAATACCATTTATATTGACTGCATTATTTATAAATGGGTTTACCAGACTAATGAATAAGGCGGATAAGTTTATGAAATATATTCCAATAATTAGTGGACTCATTATGGTTGTATTTGGATTACTTGTGTTTTTTAATAAGGTGATAAATATAAGTAGATTTTTGCAATAA
- a CDS encoding redoxin domain-containing protein yields the protein MKKILIMILALTLFIGGCGKQDKEEDINQVENNIEDGQTPDEQTPEEDEDIIIEAPDFTLKNLQGEEVSLSDYRGKIVLINFWATWCTWCDKEMPDLQRLDNENDDLVVLAVDVMEDKKTVEKYIEEGKYEFEVVLDEDGEVSQTYLVSGFPTSYFVDKDGILLGGVPGAMTYDDMVKILESIRGEE from the coding sequence ATGAAAAAAATATTGATAATGATTTTGGCATTAACGCTATTTATAGGAGGATGCGGTAAACAAGATAAAGAAGAGGATATAAATCAGGTAGAAAACAATATAGAAGATGGTCAAACCCCTGATGAACAAACACCAGAGGAAGATGAAGATATAATAATAGAGGCTCCAGATTTTACTCTTAAAAATTTACAGGGTGAAGAAGTATCCTTATCAGATTATAGAGGTAAAATAGTTCTAATAAACTTCTGGGCTACTTGGTGTACTTGGTGTGATAAGGAAATGCCAGATTTACAAAGGCTAGATAATGAAAATGATGATTTAGTAGTTCTTGCAGTAGATGTAATGGAAGATAAGAAAACTGTTGAAAAATATATTGAGGAAGGAAAATATGAATTTGAAGTAGTTTTAGATGAAGATGGAGAAGTATCACAGACTTATTTAGTAAGTGGATTTCCTACATCTTATTTTGTAGACAAAGATGGAATATTATTAGGTGGAGTGCCAGGAGCAATGACTTATGATGATATGGTTAAAATATTAGAAAGCATAAGGGGAGAAGAATAA
- a CDS encoding DUF6273 domain-containing protein: MENYKIDSIISFGDYNWRVLDIKNNAALIITEEIIEQRPYHDAYKDITWADCALRKYLNGEFYDKFNATDKSRIIPVINKNLDNQWYGSKGGADTQDSIFLLSLEEVCKYFGDSRSKLQNRGKNQRYWFERKDENNSKRIARLQGKEWGWWWWLRSPGRVNVKAVYIFGTNGNIGIQGNNILKGNISDGKCTGGVRPALWLNI; this comes from the coding sequence ATGGAAAATTATAAAATTGATTCGATAATATCATTTGGTGACTACAACTGGCGTGTGCTTGACATAAAAAACAATGCGGCTTTGATTATAACTGAAGAAATAATAGAACAACGTCCTTACCATGATGCTTATAAAGATATAACATGGGCTGACTGCGCGTTAAGAAAATATCTTAATGGTGAATTTTATGACAAATTCAACGCAACTGATAAATCAAGGATAATTCCGGTAATAAATAAAAATCTTGACAATCAGTGGTATGGTTCAAAGGGCGGAGCAGATACGCAAGATAGTATATTTTTATTAAGCCTTGAGGAAGTGTGCAAATATTTCGGTGATAGCCGTTCAAAACTGCAAAATCGAGGAAAAAATCAAAGATATTGGTTTGAAAGAAAAGATGAAAACAACAGTAAGCGAATAGCAAGACTTCAGGGTAAAGAATGGGGTTGGTGGTGGTGGCTTCGGTCGCCCGGCCGTGTTAATGTAAAAGCCGTGTACATCTTTGGGACTAACGGTAATATAGGTATCCAAGGCAACAATATATTGAAAGGCAACATCAGCGATGGCAAATGTACAGGCGGCGTTCGTCCCGCTTTGTGGTTAAATATATAA